In Nicotiana tabacum cultivar K326 chromosome 19, ASM71507v2, whole genome shotgun sequence, one DNA window encodes the following:
- the LOC142173259 gene encoding uncharacterized protein LOC142173259 isoform X2, producing the protein MGQQTVDSKTSDHGKANTKSGVPKHDKPLSVPEAVMGTAVQDSQSENVAAASKSIESPLFPEANNMVNNVSNITGSKRPTPECLVNPLNRYSTNNSGSGHLVYVRRRPDGELSKTAASNNQSGVTDYSQLKKLSQHDEKAQTEIQIKEARYYGPEVSSMSRTPSRGSLSMKPSVPPSTGESNNNLASVNVSNYQVTSTSLLLDNPKKVNFKHWEERYFQLQNLLHKLEQSKQEDYIQMLRSLSSVDLSKHAVELEKRSIRLALEEAKEVQRVRVSDVLGQYPKNPKSSLA; encoded by the exons ATGGGTCAACAAACAGTAGATTCAAAAACAAGTGACCACGGGAAGGCTAATACTAAATCTGGTGTACCCAAGCATGATAAACCGCTATCAGTGCCAGAAGCTGTAATGGGTACTGCAGTACAAGATTCGCAGAGCGAGAATGTGGCTGCAGCCTCCAAATCAATTGAAAGCCCACTATTTCCTGAAGCGAATAATATGGTCAATAATGTTTCTAATATAACTGGCTCCAAAAGACCTACCCCTGAATGCCTAGTGAACCCCCTCAATCGATACTCAACAAACAATTCTGGTAGCGGGCATCTTGTCTATGTTCGTAGAAGACCTGACGGAGAGTTAAGCAAGACTGCTGCTAGTAACAACCAAAGTGGTGTTACTGATTATTCACAACTGAAAAAGCTTAGTCAACATGATGAGAAAGCTCAGACCGAAATCCAGATAAAAGAAGCTAGATATTACGGTCCAGAAGTTTCATCAATGTCAAGGACTCCTTCGAGGGGCTCCTTGTCCATGAAACCTTCAGTTCCTCCCTCTACAGGAGAGTCCAACAACAATTTAGCTTCAGTTAATGTTAGCAACTATCAAGTAACTTCTACCAGCCTATTGTTGGATAATCCCAAGAAGGTTAATTTTAAGCACTGGGAAGAGCGGTATTTCCAATTGCAGAACTTATTGCACAAACTGGAGCAATCAAAGCAAGAGGATTATATCCAGA TGCTTCGTTCTCTGTCCTCTGTTGACCTAAGCAAACATGCTGTTGAACTGGAGAAGAGGTCCATCCGGCTTGCATTGGAGGAAG CGAAAGAGGTGCAACGAGTAAGAGTCTCGGATGTTTTGGGGCAATATCCAAAGAACCCCAAAAGCTCTCTAGCTTGA
- the LOC142173259 gene encoding uncharacterized protein LOC142173259 isoform X1, whose translation MEPPRMEHFLLIMSCSIISTQCAYEMGQQTVDSKTSDHGKANTKSGVPKHDKPLSVPEAVMGTAVQDSQSENVAAASKSIESPLFPEANNMVNNVSNITGSKRPTPECLVNPLNRYSTNNSGSGHLVYVRRRPDGELSKTAASNNQSGVTDYSQLKKLSQHDEKAQTEIQIKEARYYGPEVSSMSRTPSRGSLSMKPSVPPSTGESNNNLASVNVSNYQVTSTSLLLDNPKKVNFKHWEERYFQLQNLLHKLEQSKQEDYIQMLRSLSSVDLSKHAVELEKRSIRLALEEAKEVQRVRVSDVLGQYPKNPKSSLA comes from the exons ATGGAACCACCTCGAATGGAACATTTTCTTCTTATCATGTCATGCTCCATCATCTCGACGCAGTGTGCCTATGAG ATGGGTCAACAAACAGTAGATTCAAAAACAAGTGACCACGGGAAGGCTAATACTAAATCTGGTGTACCCAAGCATGATAAACCGCTATCAGTGCCAGAAGCTGTAATGGGTACTGCAGTACAAGATTCGCAGAGCGAGAATGTGGCTGCAGCCTCCAAATCAATTGAAAGCCCACTATTTCCTGAAGCGAATAATATGGTCAATAATGTTTCTAATATAACTGGCTCCAAAAGACCTACCCCTGAATGCCTAGTGAACCCCCTCAATCGATACTCAACAAACAATTCTGGTAGCGGGCATCTTGTCTATGTTCGTAGAAGACCTGACGGAGAGTTAAGCAAGACTGCTGCTAGTAACAACCAAAGTGGTGTTACTGATTATTCACAACTGAAAAAGCTTAGTCAACATGATGAGAAAGCTCAGACCGAAATCCAGATAAAAGAAGCTAGATATTACGGTCCAGAAGTTTCATCAATGTCAAGGACTCCTTCGAGGGGCTCCTTGTCCATGAAACCTTCAGTTCCTCCCTCTACAGGAGAGTCCAACAACAATTTAGCTTCAGTTAATGTTAGCAACTATCAAGTAACTTCTACCAGCCTATTGTTGGATAATCCCAAGAAGGTTAATTTTAAGCACTGGGAAGAGCGGTATTTCCAATTGCAGAACTTATTGCACAAACTGGAGCAATCAAAGCAAGAGGATTATATCCAGA TGCTTCGTTCTCTGTCCTCTGTTGACCTAAGCAAACATGCTGTTGAACTGGAGAAGAGGTCCATCCGGCTTGCATTGGAGGAAG CGAAAGAGGTGCAACGAGTAAGAGTCTCGGATGTTTTGGGGCAATATCCAAAGAACCCCAAAAGCTCTCTAGCTTGA
- the LOC107811326 gene encoding SEC1 family transport protein SLY1: MALNLRQKQTECITRMLNLNQPVNAGGTANEEVYKILIYDRFCQDILSPLIHVKDLRKHGVTLYFLIDKDRKPVHDVPAVYFVQPTHPNVQRIVANASNSLYDSFHLNFSSSIPRPLLEDLASGTINSESIERISKVHDQYLEFVTLEDNLFSLAYKNCYLQLNDPSAGDKEIEEIIEKIVSGLFCVLATLSVVPIIRCPRGGPAEMVASLLDQRLRDHLLAKNNLFSEGGNFTSSFQRPILCLFDRNFELSVAIQHDFRYRPLVHDVLGLRLNRLSVQGEKGGMKSYELDRSDPFWTANWSLEFPEVAVEIESQLNKYKKDVEEVNKRTGGNAGAEFDGTDLIGNTKHLMNAVNSLPELTERKQVIDKHTNIATVLLGEIKERSLDSYAKNESDMMVRGAIDRNELIGALRGKGTKVDKLRFAIMYLISTETLPQSEVEMIETALRESEVDTTAFQYVKKIKSLNVSLASANSASRSNIVDWAEKLYGQSISAVTAGVKNLLSSDHQLALSRTVEALMEGKPNPEIDSYLVLDPRAPKSSSGMSSSHLKGPFKEAIVFMIGGGNYVEYGSLQELASRQQPVKHVIYGTTEILSGGEFIEQLALLGKKMGLGTSGAAPAH; encoded by the exons ATGGCGCTAAATCTTCGTCAAAAGCAAACCG AGTGCATTACGCGGATGTTAAATCTGAACCAGCCGGTGAATGCGGGTGGCACAGCGAATGAGGAGGTATATAAGATCCTGATTTACGATCGCTTTTGCCAAGACATTTTATCCCCTTTGATTCACGTCAAGGACCTCCGCAAACACGGCGTCACCCTCTACTTCCTCATTGACAAGGATCGCAAACCGGTCCATGATGTTCCAGCTGTCTATTTCGTCCAACCCACCCATCCTAATGTACAGCGTATCGTTGCCAATGCCTCCAACTCTCTTTACGATTCTTTCCATCTGAACTTCTCCTCTTCTATTCCCAGGCCCTTGCTCGAAGATCTCGCTTCAG GCACGATTAATTCTGAATCGATTGAAAGGATCTCAAAAGTGCATGATCAGTATTTAGAGTTTGTCACGCTTGAGGATAATTTGTTCTCACTTGCCTACAAGAACTGTTATCTTCAGCTGAATGATCCCTCTGCTGGGGATAAAGAAATCGAAGAGATCATTGAAAAGATTGTCAGTGGCTTATTTTGTGTGCTGGCTACTCTTTCTGTTGTCCCTATTATTAGGTGTCCCCGTGGCGGGCCTGCTGAGATGGTGGCATCCCTGTTGGATCAGCGATTGCGAGACCATCTGTTGGCTAAAAACAATTTATTTTCTGAGGGTGGGAATTTCACTAGCTCATTTCAGAGGCCAATTTTGTGTTTATTCGATAGAAACTTTGAGTTGTCGGTAGCTATACAACATGATTTTAGGTATAGACCACTTGTTCATGATGTGCTTGGTTTGAGATTGAACAGGTTGAGTGTGCAGGGAGAGAAAGGTGGGATGAAATCATATGAGTTGGACAGATCTGATCCATTCTGGACGGCAAATTGGTCATTGGAGTTTCCAGAGGTTGCTGTGGAGATAGAGTCTCAGTTGAACAAGTACAAGAAGGATGTTGAGGAGGTAAATAAAAGAACTGGTGGGAACGCAGGGGCTGAGTTTGATGGGACAGACTTGATTGGAAATACTAAGCATTTGATGAATGCTGTAAATTCCCTGCCTGAGTTGACAGAGAGAAAGCAAGTCATTGATAAGCACACAAATATTGCTACTGTATTGTTAGGCGAGATCAAGGAGAGGTCCCTTGATTCATATGCCAAAAACGAGAGTGATATGATGGTAAGAGGTGCCATTGATCGCAATGAGCTCATTGGAGCTCTCAGGGGAAAAGGGACTAAGGTGGATAAGCTGCGGTTTGCTATCATGTATCTTATCTCGACTGAAACCTTACCTCAATCAGAAGTTGAAATGATTGAAACAGCACTTAGGGAGTCTGAGGTCGATACCACTGCATTTCAGTATgtaaagaagataaaatcattgAATGTCTCTTTAGCATCAGCAAATTCTGCAAGTAGGAGCAACATCGTCGATTGGGCTGAAAAACTATATGGGCAATCAATCAGTGCTGTAACTGCAGGTGTGAAAAACCTATTATCCAGTGATCATCAGTTAGCTTTGTCAAGAACAGTAGAAGCACTAATGGAGGGGAAACCCAACCCCGAGATTGATTCTTATCTTGTTTTGGATCCTCGTGCACCTAAATCAAGCTCCGGGATGAGTAGCAGTCATCTGAAAGGACCATTTAAAGAAGCTATCGTCTTCATGATAGGTGGTGGTAACTATGTGGAGTATGGAAGCTTACAAGAGCTTGCCAGTCGTCAGCAGCCAGTTAAGCATGTCATATATGGGACAACAGAAATTCTTTCAGGAGGTGAGTTCATTGAGCAGCTTGCACTGCTGGGGAAGAAGATGGGATTGGGAACTAGTGGTGCAGCACCAGCCCATTAA
- the LOC107794953 gene encoding uncharacterized protein LOC107794953 isoform X1: MESSAILREWFDRVDSEKIGSVTAIQLKSAFAIGNLEFPISVVQQMIRMYDFDRNGTMSFEEFVELNKFLLKVQHVFSDLERGRGFLVPDDVYEALIKIGFQLDSPALYTVCEDDIFLLQLRYACGISRDTLVLIGTRMENSDLMTSYLFVSLYSLHGTFLIHLTQASKAE, translated from the exons ATGGAAAGCTCGGCGATTCTGAGAGAGTGGTTCGATCGGGTCGACTCGGAGAAAATCGGCAGCGTCACTGCTATTCAACTCAAG AGTGCTTTTGCGATTGGAAATTTAGAATTTCCTATCTCTGTTGTCCAGCAAATGATcag GATGTATGATTTTGACAGGAATGGAACAATGAGTTTTGAAG AGTTTGTTGAACTTAACAAGTTTCTGCTGAAG GTGCAACATGTGTTCTCAGACTTGGAGAG GGGTCGTGGATTCCTTGTTCCAGATGATGTTTACGAG GCGTTGATAAAAATAGGATTCCAGCTCGACTCTCCAGCATTATACACTGTGTGCGAG GATGACATATTCTTATTGCAACTAAGATACGCATGTGGAATATCACGTGATACATT AGTTTTGATAGGAACAAGAATGGAAAATTCAGACTTGATGACTTCATATCTCTTTGTATCTTTGTACAGTCTGCACG GAACCTTTTTGATTCATTTGACACAAGCAAGCAAGGCCGAGTGA
- the LOC107794954 gene encoding uncharacterized protein LOC107794954, whose product MAGVVNRYWVLRHGKSIPNETGLIVSSMENGKLEQYKLAPEGIKQAELAGELFLKVLKEDEVPLENVRICYSPFSRTTHTAQVVASVLDISFEGPQCMVLEDLRERFFGPSYELKSHDKYPDIWALDEKDPFMQPEGGESVADVVSRLTSALINMESQFRGCTVLVVSHGDPLQIFQTVLNAAKNYKGSCENDLTSRIQAVKIPSVLSQHRRFALQTGELRSVV is encoded by the exons ATGGCAGGCGTCGTTAACAGATATTGGGTGCTGAGGCATGGCAAAAGCATTCCCAACGAAACGGGCCTCATTGTTTCCTCCATG GAAAATGGAAAACTTGAACAATATAAGTTGGCTCCTGAAGGAATCAAACAGGCAGAATTGGCTGGAGAGTTATTCCTAAAG GTACTGAAAGAAGATGAAGTACCACTTGAAAATGTTCGAATCTGCTACTCTCCCTTCTCGAGGACCACTCATACTGCACAAGTGGTTGCATCTGTTCTAGATATTTCTTTTGAAGGACCGCAGTGTATG GTTCTAGAAGATCTTCGGGAGCGTTTCTTTGGTCCTTCATATGAACTTAAGTCTCATGATaaa TATCCAGATATATGGGCTCTAGATGAGAAGGATCCATTCATGCAGCCTGAAGGTGGAGAAAGTGTTGCAGATGTAGTGTCTAGACTCACAAGTGCATTGATTAACATGGAGTCACAATTTCGAGG ATGCACAGTGTTGGTGGTCAGCCATGGTGACCCTCTGCAAATTTTCCAGACGGTACTAAATGCAGCTAAGAATTACAAAGGATCCTGTGAAAATGACTTGACCTCAAGAATACAAGCAGTCAAAATCCCTTCTGTTCTGTCGCAGCACCGGAGGTTTGCTCTACAAACAGGAGAATTGCGCTCAGTAGTATAA
- the LOC107794953 gene encoding uncharacterized protein LOC107794953 isoform X2, which translates to MESSAILREWFDRVDSEKIGSVTAIQLKSAFAIGNLEFPISVVQQMIRMYDFDRNGTMSFEEFVELNKFLLKVQHVFSDLERGRGFLVPDDVYEALIKIGFQLDSPALYTVCESFDRNKNGKFRLDDFISLCIFVQSARNLFDSFDTSKQGRVTLDINQFIYCTANCRI; encoded by the exons ATGGAAAGCTCGGCGATTCTGAGAGAGTGGTTCGATCGGGTCGACTCGGAGAAAATCGGCAGCGTCACTGCTATTCAACTCAAG AGTGCTTTTGCGATTGGAAATTTAGAATTTCCTATCTCTGTTGTCCAGCAAATGATcag GATGTATGATTTTGACAGGAATGGAACAATGAGTTTTGAAG AGTTTGTTGAACTTAACAAGTTTCTGCTGAAG GTGCAACATGTGTTCTCAGACTTGGAGAG GGGTCGTGGATTCCTTGTTCCAGATGATGTTTACGAG GCGTTGATAAAAATAGGATTCCAGCTCGACTCTCCAGCATTATACACTGTGTGCGAG AGTTTTGATAGGAACAAGAATGGAAAATTCAGACTTGATGACTTCATATCTCTTTGTATCTTTGTACAGTCTGCACG GAACCTTTTTGATTCATTTGACACAAGCAAGCAAGGCCGAGTGACTCTTGATATCAACCAATTTATCTACTGCA CCGCTAATTGTAGAATCTAA